In Candidatus Thermoplasmatota archaeon, the genomic window TCTTCTTCACGATTTTCTTGACGAAAATCTGAGGTTTCCTGAGCAAGCCCGACTTCTCGCCTTCATCTGCTGACTCTATCTTCTCTTCCAACTTCGCGAGCGCGTCCTTGATGTTCGCGCCACAGGCGTAGCACATGAGCGCATCCGTGCTCACCATAGTCTTGCAGTTGGGGCACGCGATCTCGTCCTCGGATGCTTCCTCCTCGGGGACTGTCTCGGGCTGGGCGACCTCCTCCTCCCTGATCTTCTGACCACAGGCGTAGCACATGACCGCGTCCTTGCTTATGACCGTCCTGCAGTTCGGGCACTGCATCTCGTCCTCGCTCAGGTTGGCAGGCGCCTCGGACTCTTCCGTCCTGACCGGCGGGACGAGGAAACCTTTCGCGAGCATATCCTTCTGCTTGTCCAGGAGCTTACGAGCGTCCTCTGACAGTTTCTCTCGGTCTCTCCTGATGGTCTCTTCCTCCTCAGCGAGAGACCTCTCTCTCGCAACGAGAGCGTCGCGTCGGGACGTTATCTGCTCGAGCAACCTCTGAGCCTCCTCCTCCGACTTCTTGAGGAGCTCTTCCCGGTCAAGGAGGCTCTTGCGCCTGTCGGAAAGCTCTGACTGATGCTTGCTGATGTCCGCCAGTTGGTCCTGGGCGTCCTTCTCCCTTGCCTCAGCCGCGTTCATGGTGGCCTTGGCGGTCGCTTCCAACTTGGACATCTCAGCGCTCTTCCCCTCGACCTGTGATGCCTTCTCCTGAACGGCGGTCTCGCGCTTCTTCAGTTCTTCTGACTTCTGGTCGAGCGAGGATTCCTTCTGTCTCATGGAATCCTCCTTCTCTCTCAGACGCTGCTCGAGGGTGTCGAGCTCGGACTTCTGCTTCTGGACATCCTCAGTCTGGGCCTTCAGCTCGAGGTCCCTCTTTCTGACCTCTGCCTCCTGCGTCTTGAGCCTCTTGACGGCATCTTCTATGATGTCCGAGATAGTCGGGTCCTTCTGGTCCTTCTGGTCCTCTGGCATGG contains:
- a CDS encoding zinc ribbon domain-containing protein, with the translated sequence MPEDQKDQKDPTISDIIEDAVKRLKTQEAEVRKRDLELKAQTEDVQKQKSELDTLEQRLREKEDSMRQKESSLDQKSEELKKRETAVQEKASQVEGKSAEMSKLEATAKATMNAAEAREKDAQDQLADISKHQSELSDRRKSLLDREELLKKSEEEAQRLLEQITSRRDALVARERSLAEEEETIRRDREKLSEDARKLLDKQKDMLAKGFLVPPVRTEESEAPANLSEDEMQCPNCRTVISKDAVMCYACGQKIREEEVAQPETVPEEEASEDEIACPNCKTMVSTDALMCYACGANIKDALAKLEEKIESADEGEKSGLLRKPQIFVKKIVKKKVV